Proteins encoded together in one Oceanobacillus iheyensis HTE831 window:
- a CDS encoding VOC family protein, whose product MRLFKGIGDVVLHVNDLQQSAEWYAKILGKPKPKVNTSHPVHWFESGGRGMLLDDNRNNPDYVRPSFMLLTEDIDKAYGWIKENDGIIEREIARDDMVSFFVFSDMDKNMVMVCEQHQ is encoded by the coding sequence ATGCGTTTATTTAAAGGAATTGGCGATGTAGTTTTACATGTAAATGATTTACAGCAATCTGCTGAATGGTATGCGAAGATTTTAGGAAAGCCTAAGCCAAAAGTAAATACTTCTCACCCCGTGCATTGGTTTGAATCTGGAGGTCGAGGGATGTTATTAGATGATAATCGAAATAATCCCGATTATGTAAGACCTTCGTTTATGTTATTGACAGAAGATATTGATAAAGCTTATGGATGGATTAAAGAAAATGATGGTATCATCGAAAGAGAGATTGCTAGAGATGATATGGTTTCCTTTTTTGTCTTCTCTGATATGGATAAAAATATGGTTATGGTCTGTGAACAACACCAATAA
- a CDS encoding HAD family hydrolase, producing MVKTILFDFDGTIANTLPLCFEAFRTVFKEFDQVILTNDEIKEMFGPSETEIIQLNVKHPDKLQAIERFYEVYETLHPSYVKPMEDLHNLLDELDGNGINLGIVTGKAKRSLDISLQQLNIRSNFAVVITGDDVTNPKPHGEGVILAMQELSVTPEEVLFVGDSEADILAGKEANVTTVGVHWSEEVQSADFNTKPDYYLTSIEQFYVELLP from the coding sequence ATGGTGAAAACGATTCTATTTGATTTCGATGGAACAATTGCAAATACACTCCCATTGTGTTTTGAGGCATTCAGAACCGTGTTTAAGGAGTTCGATCAGGTTATTTTGACTAACGATGAAATAAAAGAGATGTTTGGTCCATCTGAAACAGAAATAATTCAATTAAATGTTAAGCATCCAGATAAATTGCAAGCGATTGAACGATTTTATGAAGTATATGAAACATTACATCCGTCATACGTAAAACCAATGGAGGATCTTCATAATTTATTAGATGAACTAGATGGAAATGGTATTAATCTTGGTATTGTTACTGGTAAAGCCAAAAGGAGTTTAGACATATCCTTGCAACAATTGAATATACGATCAAATTTTGCTGTAGTCATAACCGGAGATGACGTAACTAATCCAAAACCGCATGGAGAAGGTGTGATTCTAGCAATGCAAGAATTAAGTGTTACCCCAGAAGAAGTGTTATTTGTTGGAGACAGTGAGGCAGATATATTAGCTGGGAAAGAAGCTAATGTAACAACAGTCGGAGTTCATTGGAGTGAAGAAGTTCAATCTGCTGATTTTAATACGAAACCAGATTATTATCTTACAAGCATTGAGCAGTTTTATGTGGAATTATTACCATAA
- a CDS encoding ABC transporter ATP-binding protein — MTKAAMELKNLSKQIKNKEIIKGLNFSIERGEVFGFVGPNGAGKTTTIRMMVGLMSISEGEVLIQGKSIQSDYKEAIKEVGAIVENPEMYPFLSGWKNLKQFARMMPDVTDERIKEVIQLVGLEKAIHEKAGRYSLGMRQRLGIAQALLHRPSILILDEPTNGLDPAGIREIRQYIRALAEKENVAVIVSSHLLTEIELMCDRIGIIKNGELIAVESVRNESNEENSKQVIQITTDSPDKAQEILSGKDSLSLHKETDSITVNCERDEIPSILKELLNQGVLVYEVQQVKGSLEDKFFELIGENVIE, encoded by the coding sequence TTGACAAAAGCAGCAATGGAACTAAAGAATCTTTCGAAACAAATTAAGAATAAAGAAATTATCAAAGGGTTGAATTTCTCCATTGAAAGAGGAGAGGTCTTTGGATTCGTAGGACCCAACGGAGCGGGTAAAACGACAACCATACGTATGATGGTTGGTTTGATGAGTATTTCAGAAGGAGAAGTATTGATTCAAGGGAAATCCATACAATCGGATTATAAGGAGGCTATAAAAGAAGTTGGCGCAATTGTAGAAAATCCTGAGATGTATCCATTTCTATCTGGATGGAAGAACCTAAAACAATTTGCTCGGATGATGCCAGACGTAACGGATGAGCGAATAAAAGAAGTGATCCAATTAGTAGGTTTAGAAAAGGCAATTCACGAGAAAGCAGGACGTTATTCTTTAGGTATGCGTCAACGCTTAGGCATCGCACAGGCTTTATTGCATCGACCATCTATTTTAATTTTAGATGAACCTACCAATGGATTAGATCCAGCGGGCATTAGAGAAATAAGACAATACATACGTGCACTTGCTGAAAAAGAAAATGTAGCGGTTATTGTATCTAGTCATCTATTAACTGAAATAGAATTAATGTGTGATCGAATTGGTATTATTAAAAATGGAGAACTAATTGCAGTTGAATCTGTACGAAATGAGTCGAATGAAGAAAATAGTAAACAAGTGATACAAATCACTACAGATAGCCCTGATAAAGCGCAAGAAATTCTTTCCGGTAAAGATTCATTATCACTTCATAAAGAAACAGACTCTATTACAGTTAATTGTGAACGGGATGAAATCCCATCTATTTTAAAGGAACTACTTAATCAAGGAGTACTTGTCTATGAAGTACAACAAGTAAAAGGGTCTCTCGAGGATAAATTCTTTGAACTGATTGGAGAGAATGTCATTGAGTAA